In a single window of the Magnolia sinica isolate HGM2019 chromosome 7, MsV1, whole genome shotgun sequence genome:
- the LOC131251689 gene encoding small ribosomal subunit protein uS3y, which translates to MSQMSKKRKFVADGVFFAELNEVLTRELAEDGYSGVEVRVTPMRTEIIIRATRTQNVLGEKGRRIRELTSVVQKRFNFPENSVELYAEKVNNRGLCAIAQAESLRYKLLGGLAVRRACYGVLRFIMESGAKGCEVIVSGKLRAQRAKSMKFKDGYMISSGQPVNEYIDSAVRHVLLRQGVLGIKVKIMLDWDPKGKQGPTTPLPDLVTIHSPKEEEEFMRPSMLATDIEVAAA; encoded by the exons ATGTCTCAGATGAGCAAAAAGCGAAAg ttcgtCGCGGATGGGGTGTTCTTCGCGGAGCTGAACGAGGTGCTGACAAGGGAGCTGGCCGAGGACGGGTACTCGGGCGTGGAGGTGAGAGTCACCCCCATGCGTACCGAAATCATCATCCGTGCCACTCGTACCCAGAACGTCCTtg GGGAGAAAGGCAGACGAATTAGGGAATTGACATCGGTGGTCCAGAAGAGGTTCAATTTCCCAGAGAACAGTGTTGAGCTTTACGCAGAGAAGGTGAACAACAGGGGGCTTTGTGCCATTGCTCAGGCTGAGTCGCTGCGGTACAAGCTTCTTGGCGGGCTTGCTGTTCGTAG GGCCTGCTATGGTGTTCTGAGATTCATCATGGAGAGTGGAGCTAAGGGATGCGAG GTGATTGTCAGTGGAAAACTTAGGGCGCAACGTGCGAAGTCCATGAAGTTCAAGGATGGATACATGATTTCTTCTGGCCAGCCTGTCAATGAATACATCGACTCGGCAGTGCGGCACGTTCTCCTACGTCAG GGTGTCCTGGGGATCAAGGTGAAGATCATGTTGGACTGGGACCCAAAGGGAAAGCAAGGACCAACAACGCCTCTGCCCGATCTGGTCACCATCCACTCCCCAAAGGAAGAAGAGGAGTTCATGAGGCCGTCGATGCTGGCAACCGACATCGAGGTGGCTGCTGCTTGA